The following are from one region of the Vibrio rarus genome:
- the ydiJ gene encoding D-2-hydroxyglutarate dehydrogenase YdiJ, which produces MLPRLSQTPSMNPTVARYLKQLAQRGFTGDIETQYASRLAVATDNSVYQQLPQAVVHPKTQHDIELLTTLGNEPEFHAIRFSPRGGGTGTNGQSLTEHIVVDLSRHMNQLIELNLEQGWVRVETGMVKDQLNDLVREHGYFFSPELSTSNRATIGGMINTDASGQGSLRYGKTSDHVLGLTTVLADGSVLDTEHWQAVKGDTFAARAVQQTERVCREFRQAIEERFPPLNRFLTGYDLKNALTDDVFLPERVLCGSEGSLGFITKAKLNLTKIPKARVLVNVKYDSFDSALRSAPMMVEANAMSVETIDSIVLNLAKQDIVWHTVSDLLTEVPGQELLGVNLVEYAGDDSEEINGQVDALTQRLERMMANEQGGIIGYQICTDLASIGKIYAMRKKAVGLLGAIKGAAKPIAFAEDTCVPPENLADFIVEFRALLDEHHLRYGMFGHVDAGVLHVRPALDMCDPKQEALMHQISDQVVALVAKYGGLMWGEHGKGFRSEYGPEFFGEQLFEQLRHVKGAFDPLNKMNPGKICTPVESNDELVKVSGVKRAHFDRQIPVTVRDSFNGAMECNGNGLCFNYDVSSPMCPSMKILADRRHSPKGRAGIVREWLRQLSEQGVDILDLESQTLKGALSIKSMLDRVTNRFNKRHHYDFSHEVYEAMQGCLACKACATQCPIKVDVPNFRARFLNLYHTRYQRPMKDYFVANIESLLPLMALSPKLINTVLDARWVQSVLASTIGYVDAPLLSSPTLKQRLKSQHIDKYDYQKLAKMSDEQKQRHVIIVQDPFTSYYDAKVVDDFVALLIKLNYIPVLLPFKPNGKAQHIKGFLKQFMSTAQSTSQFLAQVAKLNIPMVGVDPALVLCYRDEYRETLKKDCPDFTVNTVHEWLLPQLEHFPSKTLSDDEPWYLLAHCTEKTMLPNAEKEWGSIFNHFGASLTCVPVGCCGMAGTFGHEADKLQWSKDIYALSWKPSLARLPKERCMVTGYSCRSQVKRLEGVVAKHPLQALLQVL; this is translated from the coding sequence ATGTTACCAAGACTTAGCCAAACCCCGTCTATGAACCCCACAGTTGCTCGTTATCTAAAACAACTAGCACAGCGCGGTTTTACAGGGGATATAGAAACCCAATATGCCAGTCGTTTAGCGGTTGCTACAGATAACAGTGTTTACCAACAACTGCCTCAAGCAGTAGTGCATCCCAAAACACAGCACGACATAGAGTTGCTGACTACGTTGGGAAATGAGCCGGAATTTCATGCTATCCGTTTTTCTCCGAGAGGTGGCGGTACGGGCACTAACGGACAGTCATTAACGGAACATATCGTGGTGGACCTTTCGCGACATATGAACCAACTGATTGAACTCAATTTAGAGCAAGGTTGGGTGAGGGTCGAAACGGGCATGGTAAAAGATCAGCTAAATGATTTAGTCCGTGAACATGGCTACTTTTTCTCTCCAGAGTTGTCCACCAGTAACCGAGCAACTATTGGTGGCATGATCAATACCGATGCCTCGGGACAGGGATCATTGCGCTACGGTAAAACCTCGGATCATGTATTAGGACTTACAACTGTACTTGCTGATGGTTCAGTACTTGATACTGAACACTGGCAAGCGGTGAAAGGGGACACGTTTGCCGCTCGGGCCGTTCAACAAACCGAGCGTGTATGTCGAGAGTTTCGTCAGGCCATTGAAGAACGTTTTCCACCCTTGAATCGCTTCCTGACTGGCTACGATCTAAAAAATGCATTAACGGACGATGTGTTTTTACCTGAGCGGGTGCTATGTGGCTCTGAAGGTTCCCTAGGTTTTATTACGAAAGCTAAGCTCAATCTCACCAAAATTCCCAAAGCTCGCGTGTTAGTCAATGTAAAGTACGACAGTTTTGATTCGGCTCTTCGCTCGGCCCCTATGATGGTGGAAGCCAATGCAATGTCGGTGGAAACCATTGACTCTATTGTGCTTAATTTAGCCAAGCAAGATATTGTTTGGCATACCGTGAGTGATTTATTGACGGAAGTACCAGGGCAAGAACTGCTGGGAGTAAACCTTGTTGAGTACGCGGGAGATGATAGTGAGGAAATTAATGGTCAAGTTGATGCATTAACACAACGCCTTGAACGTATGATGGCCAATGAGCAAGGTGGCATCATCGGTTATCAAATATGCACAGATTTAGCCAGTATTGGTAAAATTTATGCGATGCGCAAAAAAGCGGTTGGTTTACTGGGGGCAATCAAAGGCGCGGCCAAGCCGATAGCCTTTGCCGAAGATACTTGTGTGCCTCCTGAGAATTTAGCGGATTTTATTGTGGAATTTCGTGCTCTCCTTGATGAGCATCATCTGCGTTATGGCATGTTTGGCCATGTGGATGCGGGAGTCCTTCATGTCAGACCGGCCCTTGATATGTGCGATCCAAAACAAGAAGCATTAATGCACCAAATATCCGATCAAGTTGTGGCTTTAGTGGCAAAATATGGCGGCTTGATGTGGGGAGAGCATGGCAAAGGTTTCCGCTCTGAATATGGACCTGAGTTTTTTGGTGAGCAGTTATTTGAGCAACTTCGGCATGTGAAAGGGGCTTTTGACCCACTCAATAAAATGAACCCAGGCAAAATATGTACGCCAGTGGAGTCCAACGATGAATTGGTGAAAGTCTCCGGCGTTAAGCGGGCACATTTTGACCGTCAAATCCCTGTTACTGTGCGCGATAGCTTTAATGGCGCTATGGAGTGTAATGGTAACGGGTTGTGCTTTAATTACGATGTGTCGTCGCCAATGTGTCCATCCATGAAGATTTTGGCTGATCGTCGCCATTCACCAAAAGGTCGCGCGGGGATTGTTCGAGAATGGTTACGACAACTTTCTGAGCAAGGCGTTGACATACTGGATCTTGAAAGCCAAACCCTAAAGGGTGCTTTGTCCATAAAATCTATGCTCGACAGAGTGACCAACCGCTTTAATAAACGTCATCATTATGATTTTTCTCATGAGGTCTATGAGGCGATGCAGGGCTGTTTAGCGTGTAAAGCGTGTGCCACACAATGCCCTATTAAAGTGGATGTGCCTAATTTTAGAGCCCGTTTTTTAAATTTGTATCACACGCGCTATCAGCGTCCAATGAAAGATTACTTTGTTGCTAACATTGAATCCTTGTTGCCATTAATGGCGTTATCGCCAAAATTAATTAATACCGTACTCGATGCACGTTGGGTGCAATCTGTGTTGGCATCAACCATAGGTTATGTGGATGCTCCTTTGCTGTCTTCACCGACCTTAAAACAGCGTTTAAAAAGTCAGCATATTGATAAATATGACTATCAAAAACTGGCTAAAATGAGCGATGAGCAAAAACAGCGCCACGTGATTATTGTTCAGGATCCGTTTACCAGTTATTACGATGCTAAAGTGGTAGATGACTTTGTTGCGCTACTAATAAAACTGAATTATATTCCCGTTTTACTGCCTTTTAAACCCAATGGTAAAGCGCAGCACATCAAAGGTTTCTTGAAACAATTTATGAGTACGGCGCAAAGTACGTCGCAGTTTTTAGCCCAAGTGGCTAAGTTAAACATACCTATGGTGGGGGTCGATCCTGCATTGGTGTTGTGTTACCGCGATGAATACCGTGAAACGCTGAAAAAAGATTGCCCAGATTTTACGGTGAATACAGTACACGAATGGCTGCTACCTCAGTTAGAACACTTTCCAAGCAAAACGTTAAGTGATGATGAACCTTGGTATTTGCTGGCGCACTGTACTGAGAAAACCATGTTGCCGAATGCAGAAAAAGAGTGGGGGAGTATTTTCAATCACTTTGGCGCATCTCTTACCTGTGTCCCAGTGGGTTGCTGTGGTATGGCTGGAACGTTTGGCCATGAGGCAGATAAACTGCAGTGGTCTAAAGATATTTACGCACTCAGTTGGAAACCGAGCCTTGCGCGTTTACCTAAAGAGCGTTGTATGGTGACGGGTTACTCTTGCCGAAGTCAGGTGAAAAGACTGGAAGGGGTAGTCGCTAAACACCCATTACAAGCTTTGTTGCAGGTGCTATAA
- the thrS gene encoding threonine--tRNA ligase — MPVITLPDGSQRQFDNPVSTLDVAASIGPGLAKATIAGRVNGERFDACDLIEQDASLEIITAKDAVDGLEIVRHSCAHLLGHAIKQLYPEAKMAIGPTIDNGFYYDIDMEHHLTQEDLDKIEKRMKELAKTKYQVVKKKVSWQEARDAFEARGETYKIEILDENVARDDRPGLYHHEEYVDMCRGPHVPHMGFCQHFTLLNVAGAYWRGNSDNKMLQRIYGTAFHDKKALKAHLTRLEEAAKRDHRKIGKHLDLFHMQQEAPGMVFWHHNGWSIFRDLEKFVREKLTEYDYQEVKGPLMMDRVLWERSGHWDKYADAMFTTSSENREYAIKPMNCPGHVQIFNQGLKSYRDLPLRMAEFGSCHRNEPSGALHGIMRVRGFTQDDAHIFCMESQIQDEVISCIKMVYDTYQTFGFDNIVVKLSTRPEKRVGSDEIWDESEKALEQALQSMDIAYEIQEGEGAFYGPKIEFTLYDCLDRAWQCGTVQLDFNLPGRLGATYVGENNERSVPVMIHRAILGSLERFIGILIEEYAGFFPTWLAPEQAVILNITDKQSEYVQEIAQKMQKSGIRAKADLRNEKIGFKIREHTLKRVPYMLVVGDQEMEAGEIAVRTRKGKDLGKFKVDDFISYIQAEVSSRKLNLEE, encoded by the coding sequence ATGCCTGTAATTACTCTTCCTGACGGCAGTCAGCGTCAATTTGACAACCCTGTATCAACTCTTGATGTCGCCGCTTCTATCGGCCCAGGTCTTGCTAAAGCAACCATAGCTGGACGCGTGAATGGCGAACGTTTTGATGCTTGTGATCTGATTGAACAAGATGCAAGCCTTGAAATAATCACCGCAAAAGATGCCGTCGATGGCTTAGAAATTGTGCGCCACTCATGTGCTCACCTTCTTGGTCATGCAATTAAGCAGCTTTACCCTGAAGCTAAAATGGCGATTGGCCCAACTATCGATAACGGTTTTTACTACGACATCGATATGGAGCACCATCTTACGCAAGAAGATTTAGATAAAATCGAAAAGCGTATGAAAGAGTTGGCTAAAACAAAATATCAAGTTGTTAAAAAGAAAGTCAGCTGGCAGGAAGCTCGTGATGCTTTTGAAGCACGCGGAGAAACCTACAAGATTGAAATCTTGGATGAGAACGTTGCACGAGACGACCGTCCAGGCCTATATCACCATGAAGAATACGTCGACATGTGTCGTGGTCCACACGTACCGCACATGGGCTTTTGTCAGCACTTTACGCTATTGAATGTAGCCGGTGCCTACTGGCGTGGTAATAGTGATAACAAAATGCTGCAACGTATCTACGGCACAGCATTTCACGATAAGAAAGCACTGAAAGCGCATTTAACGCGTCTTGAAGAAGCGGCGAAGCGTGACCACCGTAAAATTGGTAAGCACTTGGACTTGTTCCACATGCAGCAAGAAGCACCGGGTATGGTGTTCTGGCATCACAATGGTTGGTCTATTTTCCGTGATCTAGAGAAATTTGTTCGTGAAAAACTGACCGAATACGATTACCAAGAAGTAAAAGGTCCTCTTATGATGGACCGTGTGCTTTGGGAACGTTCTGGTCACTGGGACAAATACGCAGATGCCATGTTTACCACAAGCTCTGAGAACCGTGAATACGCTATCAAGCCAATGAACTGTCCAGGGCATGTTCAGATCTTTAATCAAGGTTTGAAATCTTACCGTGATTTACCGCTGCGTATGGCAGAGTTCGGTTCATGTCACCGTAACGAACCATCAGGCGCATTACACGGCATTATGCGTGTACGTGGCTTTACTCAAGATGATGCTCATATCTTCTGTATGGAAAGCCAAATTCAAGATGAAGTGATTAGCTGCATCAAGATGGTGTACGATACATACCAAACCTTTGGTTTTGACAACATCGTAGTGAAACTGTCTACTCGCCCTGAAAAGCGTGTTGGTTCTGATGAAATCTGGGATGAATCAGAGAAAGCACTAGAGCAAGCACTTCAATCTATGGACATCGCATACGAGATCCAAGAGGGTGAAGGTGCGTTCTACGGACCGAAAATTGAATTTACTTTGTATGATTGTCTGGATCGTGCGTGGCAATGTGGTACAGTGCAACTCGATTTCAACTTACCGGGTCGTTTAGGCGCAACTTACGTCGGTGAAAACAACGAACGTTCCGTTCCTGTTATGATTCACCGTGCGATTTTGGGTTCATTAGAACGATTCATCGGTATTCTTATTGAAGAATACGCTGGGTTCTTCCCAACGTGGTTGGCACCGGAACAAGCGGTAATTTTGAATATTACGGACAAACAGTCAGAATATGTTCAAGAAATCGCACAAAAAATGCAAAAAAGTGGAATTAGAGCCAAAGCGGACTTGAGAAATGAGAAGATTGGCTTTAAAATCCGCGAACACACTTTAAAACGTGTACCGTACATGTTGGTGGTTGGTGACCAAGAAATGGAAGCTGGCGAAATCGCAGTACGTACTCGAAAGGGCAAGGACCTAGGCAAGTTCAAAGTGGATGATTTTATCTCATACATCCAAGCCGAGGTTTCAAGCCGTAAGCTCAATCTGGAGGAATAA
- the infC gene encoding translation initiation factor IF-3, translated as MKGGRRGQQQPAKQNQHRLNGEIRSVREVRLTGADGEPVGIVSYQEAQTAADEAGMDLVEISPNAEPPVCRVMDYGKFLFEKSKALKEQKKKQKQIQIKEIKFRPGTDIGDYQVKLRNLTGFLEDGNKVKVTIRFRGREMAHQNIGVDVLNRLKADTEEFAVVESFPSRIEGRQMIMVLAPKKK; from the coding sequence ATTAAAGGCGGAAGACGTGGTCAACAACAACCGGCCAAACAAAACCAGCACCGTTTAAACGGTGAAATTCGAAGCGTACGTGAAGTTCGCTTAACAGGCGCTGACGGTGAGCCAGTTGGTATCGTTTCTTATCAAGAAGCGCAAACTGCAGCAGACGAAGCTGGTATGGATCTCGTAGAGATCAGCCCTAACGCCGAGCCACCAGTTTGTCGTGTGATGGACTATGGCAAGTTCCTCTTTGAAAAGAGCAAGGCTCTTAAAGAGCAGAAGAAGAAGCAAAAACAGATTCAGATTAAGGAAATAAAATTCCGACCTGGAACTGATATTGGAGACTATCAGGTAAAACTACGCAACCTGACCGGTTTCCTTGAAGACGGCAACAAAGTGAAGGTAACAATTCGCTTCCGTGGCCGCGAAATGGCTCACCAAAACATCGGTGTTGACGTTCTAAATCGTTTGAAAGCAGATACTGAAGAATTTGCAGTAGTTGAATCTTTCCCATCGA
- a CDS encoding DUF3581 domain-containing protein: MFLSPYFINDGLSFYFTRQQASNFAKGIAGDFNPIHDEDHKRFCVPGDLLFAVLLQKEGISHNMEFSFSGMVGDNVKLNISHESDEASAVVDTKEKQYLSLQRNGENCKNSELIENVIRGYAKFSGMNFPHIMVPLMEQEQMMFNTKRPLIIYESMKLEFSRFDITQPTVALTSATFDVTGKRGVVTLNFEFTGEGQVIGRGTKRMIASGLIPWVEEDMMAYVDKFNAAKNNFNK; the protein is encoded by the coding sequence ATGTTCTTATCCCCTTACTTCATAAATGACGGTCTATCGTTTTATTTTACTCGCCAGCAAGCAAGCAATTTTGCTAAAGGTATTGCCGGTGACTTTAATCCTATTCACGATGAAGATCACAAACGCTTTTGCGTTCCTGGCGACCTTTTGTTCGCGGTTTTACTGCAAAAAGAAGGTATTAGCCACAACATGGAGTTTAGTTTCTCTGGTATGGTCGGAGACAACGTAAAGCTCAATATTAGCCATGAAAGCGATGAAGCTAGCGCAGTAGTCGATACTAAAGAAAAGCAATATCTCAGCCTGCAACGCAACGGTGAAAACTGCAAAAATAGTGAGCTTATTGAGAATGTTATTCGTGGCTATGCCAAGTTTTCTGGCATGAATTTCCCTCACATCATGGTGCCTTTGATGGAACAAGAGCAAATGATGTTCAACACCAAGCGTCCTCTTATCATCTATGAAAGCATGAAATTAGAGTTTTCACGGTTTGATATTACGCAGCCGACAGTGGCATTAACGAGTGCCACATTTGATGTAACGGGTAAACGAGGCGTGGTTACACTCAACTTTGAGTTTACCGGTGAAGGTCAAGTGATCGGTCGCGGTACAAAAAGAATGATTGCCAGTGGGCTTATCCCATGGGTAGAAGAAGACATGATGGCTTATGTTGATAAATTTAACGCGGCTAAAAACAACTTCAACAAATAG
- a CDS encoding DUF2786 domain-containing protein — translation MNKQKALKKIAKCLELGNSANVNEAANAIKMAHNLMLKYGLEKDDIEFIKMGKTQSSHLLPSNVGSNILRVIRGINTKFGVEAVLLNHKGLKRAEFIGEADRAIFAAFAFDVVYREMNEHTGKFRNSFAGSGTPTSEVTKRVNSFLSGWIEGALEKLPIIAPDDESDKKIKNYIDKEFENIDRETFKKQLQEAMKNLTADYEVGLKKGRTLSVSRPVEGAQAKKLLK, via the coding sequence ATGAACAAGCAAAAAGCGTTGAAAAAAATAGCAAAATGCCTTGAGTTAGGTAATTCAGCCAACGTCAACGAGGCTGCCAACGCCATCAAGATGGCACACAACCTTATGCTCAAATATGGCCTTGAAAAAGACGATATTGAGTTCATCAAAATGGGGAAAACTCAATCTTCTCACCTTCTGCCAAGTAACGTGGGAAGCAATATCTTACGAGTCATTCGCGGTATCAACACCAAATTTGGTGTGGAAGCGGTGCTTCTGAACCATAAGGGACTCAAGCGAGCAGAGTTCATTGGCGAGGCGGATCGCGCAATTTTTGCAGCCTTTGCTTTCGATGTTGTCTATAGAGAGATGAACGAACACACCGGTAAGTTTCGCAATAGCTTTGCCGGTTCTGGCACACCCACCTCTGAAGTCACCAAGCGGGTCAACTCCTTCTTGTCTGGCTGGATTGAAGGCGCTTTAGAAAAATTACCTATTATCGCTCCAGATGACGAATCCGATAAAAAAATCAAAAATTATATTGATAAAGAGTTTGAAAATATCGATAGAGAGACATTCAAAAAACAACTTCAAGAAGCCATGAAAAACCTCACCGCTGATTATGAAGTGGGGCTTAAGAAAGGCAGAACACTTTCAGTCAGCCGCCCAGTAGAAGGGGCGCAAGCGAAAAAGTTGCTCAAATAA